A window of Leptotrichia wadei contains these coding sequences:
- a CDS encoding HPr family phosphocarrier protein: MASKTVTMTNPTGLHTRPGGVFVAKAKEFESKVEVENEGKKVNGKSLLKLLSIGIKNGSEVTIHAEGPDAEQAVEVLGELLATIRD, translated from the coding sequence ATGGCAAGTAAAACAGTTACTATGACAAATCCTACAGGATTACATACAAGACCAGGTGGAGTATTTGTTGCTAAAGCAAAAGAATTTGAAAGTAAAGTAGAAGTTGAAAATGAAGGGAAAAAAGTAAACGGAAAATCTTTATTGAAATTATTATCAATTGGAATTAAAAATGGTTCAGAAGTTACAATTCATGCTGAAGGACCTGATGCTGAACAAGCAGTTGAAGTATTAGGAGAATTGTTAGCAACTATTAGAGACTAA
- a CDS encoding lysozyme inhibitor LprI family protein: MKKILLLGMLLAGAIVFAGKYEDGMTERMKVAEEKFQPALNSGVTADMNDATQKLGKLWETEMRKIYDLLLSELPEKEKVELQEEQEKWAKKIKDEIAKDAEESKGGTIGTFNVLGTALGNTEKRALELAKRYDKLNK; this comes from the coding sequence ATGAAAAAAATATTATTATTAGGAATGCTGCTTGCAGGAGCGATTGTGTTTGCAGGGAAATATGAAGATGGAATGACAGAAAGAATGAAAGTTGCAGAAGAAAAATTTCAGCCAGCCTTGAATTCTGGAGTTACAGCAGATATGAATGATGCAACTCAAAAATTAGGTAAATTATGGGAAACAGAAATGAGAAAAATTTATGATTTACTTTTATCAGAATTGCCAGAAAAGGAAAAAGTAGAATTGCAAGAAGAACAGGAAAAATGGGCAAAAAAAATTAAAGATGAGATTGCAAAAGATGCTGAAGAATCAAAAGGAGGAACAATAGGAACGTTTAATGTTTTGGGAACTGCATTAGGCAATACAGAAAAAAGAGCTTTGGAATTGGCAAAAAGATACGATAAATTAAACAAATAA
- a CDS encoding NlpC/P60 family protein, translated as MKKNKFLTAICMLSTFVGTNLHAKTSKGKKTVKAKTSHKPLNVKKTHSSGNSGIYGVSAKNKSDLVETKMSELRQRHRKAMTSGTAQERKRATVEKKLLTSYSKWRGTRYALGGDSRRGIDCSALTRRVYREVFNKELPRVSTQQVKQGTRVSAKNLRSGDIVYFKPENRTSHTAVYVGNTLFINASSSKGVVMSSLKSPYWRKYFRYGVRVHNV; from the coding sequence ATGAAAAAAAATAAATTTTTGACTGCAATATGTATGTTATCAACTTTTGTAGGGACAAATCTTCATGCAAAAACATCAAAAGGGAAAAAAACAGTAAAAGCTAAAACATCTCATAAACCTTTAAATGTAAAAAAAACACATAGTAGTGGTAATAGTGGGATTTATGGAGTTTCTGCAAAAAATAAAAGTGATCTTGTTGAAACAAAAATGTCAGAATTAAGGCAAAGACATAGAAAGGCAATGACTTCAGGAACGGCTCAAGAACGAAAAAGAGCGACTGTAGAAAAAAAACTTTTAACTTCTTACAGCAAATGGCGTGGAACAAGATATGCATTAGGAGGAGATTCTAGAAGGGGTATAGATTGTTCAGCATTAACACGTAGAGTTTATCGTGAAGTTTTCAATAAGGAGCTTCCGAGGGTTTCAACACAGCAAGTAAAACAAGGGACAAGAGTTTCAGCTAAAAATTTACGATCGGGAGATATTGTTTATTTTAAACCAGAAAATAGAACGAGTCATACAGCAGTTTATGTCGGTAACACATTATTTATCAATGCTTCCTCTTCAAAAGGGGTTGTAATGTCATCTTTAAAGAGTCCATACTGGAGAAAATATTTCAGATATGGAGTAAGAGTTCACAATGTTTAA
- a CDS encoding META domain-containing protein, translating to MKKMSILIGIFTVFLLNCFVLSAYSKKQNVYNLNGTSWELAQVSRKGKNVVIPKEAKITINFLENEINGFSGINNYSGDYTVKNNFTLSADVATTLMAGPENLMNIEQNFLDILQSFPKISYNTSTLTLSNKKEVWTFKVLTLNKKLKNTSWKLLNMDGKDISKLISKNDNNITLSFNENGINGNSGINNYFGKYEIVNNNIKVSPLGSTEMAGPENLMKIEREFLKLLENSKKIKLSNQKTLVLTTDKGKTLIFEKIYQ from the coding sequence ATGAAAAAGATGTCTATTTTAATTGGAATTTTTACAGTATTTTTACTAAATTGTTTTGTTTTAAGTGCATATTCAAAAAAACAAAATGTCTATAATTTAAATGGAACGTCATGGGAATTGGCACAAGTTAGCCGAAAAGGGAAAAATGTTGTAATTCCGAAAGAAGCTAAGATTACAATTAATTTTTTAGAAAATGAAATTAATGGATTTTCAGGGATAAATAATTATTCTGGAGATTATACGGTAAAAAATAATTTCACTTTATCAGCTGATGTAGCTACAACTTTAATGGCAGGGCCAGAAAATTTGATGAATATCGAACAAAATTTTCTTGATATTTTACAATCTTTTCCAAAAATAAGTTATAATACTAGTACTTTGACTCTGAGTAATAAGAAGGAAGTTTGGACTTTTAAAGTTTTGACATTAAATAAAAAGTTGAAAAATACAAGTTGGAAACTTTTGAATATGGATGGAAAAGATATTAGCAAATTGATTTCAAAAAATGACAATAATATTACACTTTCTTTTAATGAAAATGGAATAAATGGTAATTCAGGAATAAATAACTATTTTGGAAAATATGAAATAGTTAATAACAATATTAAGGTTAGTCCTCTTGGTTCAACAGAAATGGCAGGACCAGAAAATTTAATGAAAATTGAAAGAGAATTTTTAAAACTTTTAGAAAATTCTAAAAAAATTAAATTATCTAATCAAAAAACTTTAGTCTTAACAACAGATAAAGGTAAAACTTTGATATTTGAAAAAATTTACCAATAG
- a CDS encoding lysozyme inhibitor LprI family protein produces MRKLLLIAGLLVIGAVTFAGNYENELTERMKVSEEKAQAGWDSGVRADMVNASLNLDTEWEKELNDVYNLILKKLPAKEKIKFKAEQNKWIKDRKVKVQKAYDKYTKEEGPRMAGELAASERLSITKERALELAKRYDKMNVKK; encoded by the coding sequence ATGAGAAAATTATTATTAATAGCAGGATTATTAGTTATAGGAGCTGTTACATTTGCAGGAAATTATGAAAATGAATTGACAGAAAGAATGAAAGTTTCAGAAGAAAAAGCACAAGCTGGATGGGATAGCGGAGTAAGAGCCGATATGGTTAATGCTTCACTGAATTTGGATACTGAATGGGAAAAAGAATTAAACGATGTGTATAATTTGATTTTGAAAAAATTGCCAGCAAAAGAAAAAATAAAATTTAAAGCTGAACAGAATAAATGGATAAAAGATAGAAAAGTTAAAGTTCAGAAAGCGTATGATAAATATACAAAGGAAGAAGGACCTAGAATGGCTGGAGAGCTAGCTGCTAGTGAAAGACTGAGTATAACAAAGGAAAGGGCTTTGGAACTAGCAAAAAGATACGATAAAATGAATGTGAAAAAATAA
- a CDS encoding DKNYY domain-containing protein produces MKNKVFKIFVIMILSVNISYAGSNPKIDKATFQEIDAVYAKDKNGVYVWENRGWKKLEGIDPITFQIINISGSARRYLKDKNGIYNIDGDSDNLVLEKLPYDPQTYEVINQLYSKDKNNIYYSNRKIIGADLPTFQIGSDGFSKDKNNIYFGGKKILGVDRDTIKIIELPYIKDKNNVYYGNKKIEGADKNTFELTYDFGSVVNGYYSKDKNNVYYENKKLKGIDVKTFKKISRLVDNFLIEDKNGFYIVEKDGSIAPIDGKEVDIENLSQLAIKTNLYHDKDSMYFVKNHKLVKIKAAPKVDPYNLSTYNDKYINKYDVVYYLDTDEGAFKKLEKAESHQFSAYGNTEYAKGRKNVYFKGKILADADYESFGMKYNHEKDVYEIRDKNKVYETVKAD; encoded by the coding sequence ATGAAAAATAAAGTTTTTAAAATATTTGTAATTATGATTTTATCAGTAAATATAAGTTATGCAGGAAGTAATCCGAAAATAGATAAAGCAACATTTCAGGAAATAGATGCTGTATATGCAAAAGATAAAAATGGAGTTTATGTCTGGGAAAATAGAGGGTGGAAAAAATTAGAAGGAATAGATCCGATTACTTTTCAAATTATAAATATTAGCGGGAGTGCGCGTCGATATCTAAAAGATAAAAATGGAATTTACAATATTGATGGAGATAGTGATAATTTGGTACTGGAAAAATTACCGTATGATCCTCAGACGTATGAAGTGATAAATCAATTGTATTCAAAAGATAAAAACAATATTTATTATTCAAATAGAAAAATAATAGGAGCAGATTTACCTACATTCCAAATAGGAAGTGATGGTTTTTCAAAAGATAAAAATAATATTTATTTTGGGGGTAAGAAAATATTGGGTGTTGATAGAGACACCATTAAGATAATAGAACTTCCTTATATAAAGGATAAAAATAATGTTTACTATGGAAATAAAAAAATAGAAGGAGCAGATAAAAACACATTTGAATTAACATATGATTTTGGATCTGTAGTAAATGGATATTATTCAAAAGATAAAAACAATGTCTATTATGAAAATAAGAAATTAAAAGGTATAGATGTAAAAACATTTAAGAAAATAAGCAGATTAGTTGACAATTTTCTTATAGAAGATAAAAATGGATTTTACATTGTTGAGAAAGACGGAAGTATAGCTCCGATAGATGGTAAGGAAGTGGATATTGAAAATCTTTCACAGTTAGCAATCAAAACTAACTTGTATCACGATAAGGACAGTATGTATTTTGTAAAAAATCATAAACTTGTAAAAATAAAAGCTGCTCCTAAGGTTGATCCATATAATTTGTCGACATATAATGACAAATATATAAATAAGTATGATGTAGTTTATTACTTAGACACAGATGAAGGTGCATTTAAAAAACTTGAAAAAGCAGAAAGCCATCAGTTTAGTGCATATGGCAATACTGAATATGCAAAAGGAAGAAAAAACGTTTATTTTAAAGGTAAAATTTTAGCTGATGCTGATTATGAAAGTTTTGGTATGAAATATAATCATGAAAAGGATGTATATGAAATAAGAGATAAAAATAAAGTTTATGAAACAGTAAAAGCAGACTAG
- the aphA gene encoding acid phosphatase AphA, whose amino-acid sequence MKKALLFLFAASVIFAAGPKVPYTHEGFYSTDKVQKAVHFVSVDDIKKSLEGKGPINVSFDIDDTLLHSSGYFNYGQYHFQIPGDKRGAVSYLYNQKFWDYVAENGDEHSIPKQSAKDLIKMHLERGDNVFFITGRTKHSKDKNYTSTKLSKTLQRYFDLPKEVYVEYTADTPTGGYKYDKSFYIKKHNVSIHYGDSDDDILAAREVGIRGIRVQRAYNSTNPQKMNGGYGEEVLINSAW is encoded by the coding sequence TGCTGCATCTGTAATATTTGCGGCAGGACCGAAAGTTCCTTATACTCACGAAGGATTTTATTCAACAGATAAAGTTCAGAAGGCTGTTCATTTTGTATCTGTTGACGACATTAAGAAAAGTTTGGAAGGGAAAGGACCAATTAATGTAAGCTTTGATATTGACGATACATTGCTGCATTCAAGCGGTTACTTTAATTATGGGCAATATCATTTCCAAATTCCAGGAGATAAAAGAGGAGCGGTAAGTTATCTGTATAATCAGAAATTTTGGGATTATGTGGCTGAGAATGGAGATGAACACTCAATTCCAAAACAATCTGCAAAAGATTTAATTAAAATGCATTTGGAAAGAGGAGATAACGTATTTTTCATCACAGGAAGAACAAAACATTCAAAAGATAAAAACTATACTTCAACAAAATTGTCAAAAACATTGCAAAGATATTTTGACTTACCAAAGGAAGTTTACGTAGAATATACAGCCGATACTCCAACAGGTGGCTACAAATACGATAAATCATTCTACATTAAAAAACATAATGTTTCAATCCATTATGGTGATAGTGACGATGATATTTTAGCTGCAAGAGAAGTAGGAATACGTGGAATAAGAGTTCAAAGAGCTTACAATTCTACAAATCCGCAAAAGATGAATGGTGGTTATGGAGAAGAAGTTTTGATAAATTCAGCATGGTAA
- a CDS encoding MliC family protein — MKISKKLIIMLFGILLIGYVLNGAVKRKNPVINDKRRELVFKKFNCNKKIYTVNYITDETVQLLDMKTYKKWQLDRVVSSNGEKYSDENVKIHIKGNRMMLTQNGRNTSCLLVK; from the coding sequence ATGAAAATATCAAAAAAATTAATAATAATGTTATTTGGGATATTATTAATAGGGTATGTTTTAAATGGAGCTGTTAAAAGAAAAAATCCTGTTATAAATGATAAACGCAGGGAACTTGTATTTAAAAAATTTAATTGCAATAAAAAAATATATACAGTAAATTATATTACAGATGAAACAGTTCAGCTTTTGGATATGAAAACATATAAAAAATGGCAGCTGGATAGGGTTGTATCTTCAAATGGAGAAAAATATAGCGATGAAAATGTCAAAATTCATATAAAGGGAAATCGTATGATGCTTACACAAAATGGAAGAAATACTTCTTGTCTTTTAGTCAAGTAA
- a CDS encoding lysozyme inhibitor LprI family protein has translation MKKLFFTLTVLLMGVVACSKSGKDEKKETKETEIKQEVNKTTAVSSSSIKSESSYETQILERMEAVKKEIQPALDSGVTADMNNAIQKLGDSWEAEMKKVYELLLSKLSENEKAKLQKEQEEWIKKVKEDVEKSTEESEGGTISGTLGGNAWASGIEKRTLELAKRYDLLNNRYVR, from the coding sequence ATGAAAAAACTATTTTTTACATTAACAGTACTATTAATGGGAGTTGTCGCATGTTCAAAATCTGGAAAAGATGAAAAAAAGGAAACGAAAGAAACGGAAATAAAGCAAGAAGTTAATAAAACAACGGCAGTTTCTTCAAGCAGCATAAAATCAGAAAGCAGTTATGAAACTCAAATATTGGAAAGAATGGAAGCAGTAAAAAAGGAAATTCAGCCAGCTTTGGATTCTGGAGTGACAGCAGACATGAATAATGCAATTCAAAAATTAGGAGATTCATGGGAAGCAGAAATGAAAAAGGTTTATGAATTGTTATTATCAAAATTATCAGAAAATGAAAAGGCAAAATTGCAAAAAGAGCAGGAAGAATGGATAAAAAAAGTTAAGGAAGATGTTGAAAAAAGCACTGAAGAGTCAGAAGGTGGAACAATATCAGGAACTCTAGGAGGAAATGCCTGGGCAAGTGGAATAGAGAAAAGAACTTTAGAATTGGCAAAAAGATATGATTTATTAAATAATAGATATGTTCGATAA